TCCGATGTAACCATGCGATACCATTTAGTGGTACGGTACCGGATAGAATGGGGAAAGTCAATGATCTCACATTTCGGAGCATCCCCAGACAACCGTTCAGCAATGTAGTCGATTATATGACAGTTCTCTCTTACGGACTTCTTTGCCTCCCGGAAAACTTGAATAGAAGCGTCTACTTGACCGATAACACTCTGCAACTTATTTTCTTATCATGATTATGGAGCAGGCTTCAGGGTCTGTTCCTTAGCAAAAATTATGTGGGGATGCTGTCCTTTGTGGAAGAGGGACGGAGCTCGTTATGGTTTGACGAGGTACGCCATGATAGATTCTAGACCGGTAAAACGTGACATGCTGCCGGGACCGGTTGACATTGCGATAGACGGTTCCGCATTGACATTTGATCGTGCAAAACGTATGGCAGATGGTAAAGCGCGAGAATTAGCAGCTTCTCCAATGCTTCTTGCCTGGTTTGATAAGAAAGAGTGGAAACATTCCCCCGCAATTGTTTGTGGCTGTGGAAACGATGTTCCAAGCTGGGTGACCTATGCCCAGTCTCGAGGGGCTCGTATTTCCGTATTAGTAAATGACGGGGAATACGTATTTTTGTACAAAGAAGGCTAAGAGAGCTGAATATGAAAACCCCCGAGTTCCTGAACCGGGGGTTTCCTCCGTACATTAAGTTTTTGGGACGCACACAGAGCGTGACTTGGCAAAACCGCGCAGGAAGTGTATACTCAAAACAACTCAATGTGCACGGAATTGAAATAGTGGAGTATAAAAATAGTATCTGAAGTAGTCATTGTTTACAGTGACTTGAGATGAGAATTACTGCTGAATTATTAAGGAATTAATGAATTATATCAATTTGCTTTCAAAGTTAGACAAGAACCCCCTCTAACCGTCCTCTATAAAGGAGGAGTGGAGCATAAGCGCCAACGTTGTTCCAATTCTTTGTCCCGAAGGGACAAAAGAAAATAGCCCGGTAATTCATTGCCGGGAATTTGTGTATCAGTCGTCCCTCTGGGACTCGAAATTATTATGTTTTTCCTTAACCGGCGATGAATCGCCGGCCTATTTTCAGTTGTTCCTCCGGAACAACCAATCTAGAACACTCTAAGTTAGCGCATATGGGAAATGGGGGGATTTTGAATGCAAATTGTAATTAAGAAATAGGAAGAGCTTTCCTGTGTCAGTCAATTGCTGTAATTGAGAAAGGTGAATTATTATGAGTGTGGCAATTATTACGGGGTCGGCTGGGCTCATCGGCAGTGAGGCGGTGAGATGGTTTGCGAGTAAAGGTCTAATAGTAGTCGGTATTGACAACAATATGCGAAAAGCTTTCTTCGGTGAAGAAGCAAGCACTTTCGGAAACCGTCAATTACTTGAAACCACAGTAGACGGATACACGCATTTTGATATCGACATTCGAGATCTGGACAGTCTACATCGGATCTTTGCCCATTACGGCACCGATATATCCGTAGTCATCCATACCGCTGCTCAACCATCACACGATTGGGCTGCACGTGACGCGTTTGCTGATTTCTCCATTAATGCAAATGGAACGCTCAGTCTCCTGGAGATGACTCGAAAATTCTGTCCGGAAGCAGTTTTCATATTCACAAGCACAAATAAAGTTTATGGTGATACCCCGAACTGCCTTCCTCTCGTGGAATGTCCGTCCAGATGGGAGCTGAAGAATCACGTGTACGCAGAACACGGGATAGATGAGACCATGAGCATCGATCGTTCCCTGCATAGCATTTTCGGGGCCTCCAAAACTGCTGCGGACATTCTCGTGCAGGAATACGGCCGCTATTTCGGCATCAACACCGTGAGCTTTCGTTGCGGATGCCTCACAGGTCCCGATCAGGCCGGCACACAACTCCATGGATTCTTATCCTATTTGATGAAGTGCGCCATGAGCGGCGAGGCATATACGGTTTTCGGGTACAAAGGCAAACAGGTCCGAGACAACCTGCACGCGTACGACC
The sequence above is a segment of the Desulfomonile tiedjei DSM 6799 genome. Coding sequences within it:
- a CDS encoding AF1514 family protein, with the translated sequence MIDSRPVKRDMLPGPVDIAIDGSALTFDRAKRMADGKARELAASPMLLAWFDKKEWKHSPAIVCGCGNDVPSWVTYAQSRGARISVLVNDGEYVFLYKEG
- a CDS encoding NAD-dependent epimerase/dehydratase family protein, with translation MSVAIITGSAGLIGSEAVRWFASKGLIVVGIDNNMRKAFFGEEASTFGNRQLLETTVDGYTHFDIDIRDLDSLHRIFAHYGTDISVVIHTAAQPSHDWAARDAFADFSINANGTLSLLEMTRKFCPEAVFIFTSTNKVYGDTPNCLPLVECPSRWELKNHVYAEHGIDETMSIDRSLHSIFGASKTAADILVQEYGRYFGINTVSFRCGCLTGPDQAGTQLHGFLSYLMKCAMSGEAYTVFGYKGKQVRDNLHAYDLVNAFWHFFVSPLHGGRVYNLGGGRSSSCSVLEAISVCEEITGRPLNWMYSEKNRIGDHKWWITDCRRFESDYPGWSLTYDLVSMLTEIYDALNHKPYPLRKVEQLYDIRPTDKDYGSNMTMPL